In Eubalaena glacialis isolate mEubGla1 chromosome 3, mEubGla1.1.hap2.+ XY, whole genome shotgun sequence, the following are encoded in one genomic region:
- the TENT5C gene encoding terminal nucleotidyltransferase 5C, which translates to MAEESNSTSDCVSFSVLTWDQVSRLHEVLTEVVPIHGRGNFPTLEITLKDIVQTVRGRLEEAGIKVQDVRLNGSAAGHVLVKDNGLGCKDLDLIFHVALPTEAEFQLVRDVVLCSLLNFLPEGVNKLKISPVTLKEAYVQKLVKVCTDTDRWSLISLSNKNGRNVELKFVDSIRRQFEFSVDSFQIILDSLLFFYDCSSRPPSEHLHPAVIGESVYGDFEEALAHLRNRLIATKNPEEIRGGGLLKYSNLLVRDFRPADQDEIKTLERYMCSRFFIDFPDILEQQRKLETYLQNHFAEEERSKYDYLMTLRRVVNESTVCLMGHERRQTLNLISLLALRVLAEHNIIPNATTVTCYYQPAPYVSDGSFSNYYVAHPPVTYSQPYPTWLPCN; encoded by the coding sequence atggcagaggagagcAACAGTACCAGCGACTGCGTGTCCTTCAGCGTGCTCACCTGGGACCAGGTGAGCCGGCTGCATGAGGTCCTGACCGAGGTCGTACCCATCCACGGACGAGGCAACTTCCCCACCTTGGAGATCACGCTGAAGGACATCGTGCAGACGGTCCGCGGCCGGCTGGAGGAGGCGGGCATCAAAGTGCAGGACGTCCGGCTGAACGGCTCTGCGGCCGGCCACGTCTTGGTCAAGGACAACGGGTTGGGTTGCAAAGACCTGGACCTCATCTTTCACGTGGCTCTGCCCACGGAGGCCGAGTTTCAGCTGGTCAGGGATGTGGTCCTGTGCTCCCTCCTGAACTTCCTGCCAGAGGGCGTGAACAAACTCAAGATCAGCCCAGTCACTCTGAAGGAGGCGTACGTCCAGAAGCTGGTGAAGGTGTGCACGGACACTGACCGCTGGAGTCTGATCTCCCTCTCCAACAAGAACGGGCGGAACGTGGAGCTGAAATTTGTGGACTCCATCCGGCGTCAGTTCGAGTTCAGTGTGGACTCTTTCCAGATCATCCTGGACTCCCTGCTCTTCTTCTACGACTGCTCCAGCCGCCCCCCCTCCGAGCACCTGCACCCTGCTGTCATCGGGGAGAGCGTGTACGGGGACTTCGAGGAAGCCTTGGCCCACCTGCGCAACAGACTCATCGCCACCAAGAACCCCGAGGAGATCCGGGGCGGGGGGCTGCTCAAGTACAGCAACCTCCTGGTGCGGGACTTCAGGCCCGCCGACCAGGACGAGATCAAGACCCTGGAGCGCTACATGTGCTCCCGCTTCTTCATCGACTTCCCCGACATCCTCGAGCAGCAGAGGAAGCTGGAGACCTACCTGCAGAACCACTTCGCGGAGGAGGAGAGGAGCAAGTACGACTACCTCATGACCCTGCGCAGGGTGGTGAATGAGAGCACCGTGTGCCTCATGGGCCACGAGCGCAGGCAGACCCTGAACCTCATCTCCCTGCTGGCGCTGCGCGTGCTGGCCGAGCACAACATCATCCCCAACGCCACCACCGTCACCTGTTACTACCAGCCTGCGCCCTACGTCAGTGACGGAAGCTTCAGCAACTACTACGTGGCCCACCCTCCGGTCACCTACAGCCAGCCCTACCCCACCTGGCTGCCCTGCAACTAA